A part of Podarcis muralis chromosome 13, rPodMur119.hap1.1, whole genome shotgun sequence genomic DNA contains:
- the LOC114582913 gene encoding olfactory receptor 12D1-like, whose amino-acid sequence MENRTNVNNFILMGLTNVPGRKTFFFIIFLFVYFVIMVGNAIILLISLIEPRLHIPMYFFLGNLSCLDICYSTVTVPKMLTGFLFGYQKISFIGCMTQLHFFHFLGSSEALLLGVMAYDRYVAICNPLRYTVIMNKKTCLFLAMATWTTGFLHALMHTIMTSRVHFCGPNIVQHFFCDIKPLLRLACCSTILNLQLLNIVTGLIVVLPFLLTFLSYTYILSFLFLKVKSKESRAKAFSTCASHITVVTLFYAGAILTYVPPSSGESLKQEIMVTLMYTVVTPVLNPLIYTLRNQEVKTAIKKLINQKCRP is encoded by the coding sequence ATGGAGAACCGGACAAATGTGAATAATTTTATCCTCATGGGTCTGACTAATGTCCCTGGGCGGAAaaccttcttcttcatcatcttcttgTTTGTCTACTTTGTTATCATGGTAGGGAATGCCATCATTTTACTCATATCACTGATTGAGCCACGCCTGCACATCCCCATGTATTTCTTTCTTGGGAACCTCTCTTGCCTTGACATATGCTACTCCACCGTCACTGTACCAAAGATGTTGACAGGCTTCCTCTTTGGATACCAGAAAATCTCTTTTATTGGATGCATGACACAGCTTCATTTTTTCCACTTCCTGGGTAGCAGTGAGGCTTTACTGCTGGGTGTCATGGCCTATGACCGCTATGTAGCAATATGTAATCCACTGCGTTACACTGTCATCATGAACAAGAAGACTTGCCTTTTCTTGGCCATGGCTACCTGGACCACTGGATTTCTCCATGCTCTCATGCACACCATAATGACATCTCGGGTCCATTTCTGTGGCCCCAACATAGTCCAGCACTTCTTCTGTGACATTAAACCCCTTTTGAGATTGGCGTGCTGTAGCACCATTCTTAACCTCCAGCTCCTCAACATAGTTACAGGCCTAATTGTTGTACTCCCTTTCCTCCTAACATTTCTTTCATACACCTAcatcctctccttcctcttcttaaaAGTAAAGtctaaggaaagcagagcaaaagccTTCTCCACATGTGCCTCACATATCACAGTTGTGACTCTTTTCTATGCAGGGGCGATCTTGACTTACGTTCCCCCCTCCTCAGGAGAATCCCTAAAGCAAGAAATCATGGTCACTCTCATGTACACTGTTGTCACTCCAGTTCTGAATCCTCTGATTTACACTCTAAGGAATCAAGAAGTGAAAACTGCTATTAAGAAATTAATAAATCAAAAGTGCAGACCTTAA